Below is a window of Macadamia integrifolia cultivar HAES 741 chromosome 8, SCU_Mint_v3, whole genome shotgun sequence DNA.
AAATCTTATCGTGGCTGCATCTAGGCTAAATTGTATGGCCAAATTAAAGTTGGAAAGGATTGGAATGAACCTGCATGGCCCAAAATCAAGACAAACCAAGATATTTTTCATGCAACTTCCCCACCCCACTCCACCCCCCAAAATCCATGCACGCGACCATGTGTTTGGATGAGTTCATGAGACTGCCCAGTAGGCCACCCAAAAGTATGTGGGCACTGTCAACAACTCCTCATGGAGGGAGGGAAGTCAGTTTCAGGCATGGAGAGTGGAGACATCAGGGTTGCAGGTGGCCGTAGCGGCAAGAGGGACAGTAGAGAGATGACAGTTGTAAGCCCTTGGGTTCAGTTACATCACCAGctataaagaaaagaatgagtGAATGAGGAGGACAAGCTTCCATAGTTgtactttaattttcaaaatggcAGGTCAGGTTCATTTtgataaaattaataataataataataatcatcataataataataattaaaaaaaaaaaaaaaaggaacatatAATGTCATACAAGGTTGGTTCAGGTGATGCAAGGCATTTCTTTCGACCCTTAAAATTGGCACACGCAGAAGAAGGTAAACATTGGAGTTTATGGTAAAATTTCCAAAGCACCATATGTGcttttgacattttttattCATGCCAACTAAACATAAGATGTGCTTAGTGCCAGTAAAACTAAAACACTTATTTATTAATGTACGAGTAGAGTCCCACAATCTGTTTTAAGTGTTCATTGTCAACAAAACATAAATATAAGATATGCTTATCATCAGTAAAACTAAAATATGGGGGATACATATTGTAGAAAAGCAAGAGATATCTATGCCAATATCATAAAACACCCATAAGGTATGTACATGTATACACCGAAAAGTTATACGTAATAAATCACTGTAAGGTATAAACATGTATACACTGTGAAGTTAGACCAAACTCTCCAAACAAAATGTATGAAggaaattttccttttgatcACCAAACCGAAATGGCCACCAAAACGAGCGTACATAGCTAATAAGATCAAAAGCAATGTATATCAGATAATCCAACATGATGTAAGAACAACCAACATCAGATCATATACCACCACAAAAAGAAGCAATTGCACTTTAGTTAGCAACATGGATGGAAAATATTGAACCATGATCTAAAGTACCAATTTGAAAACATTATATCCTCTAAACAAGGGGCACAGACCCTCTCTCAAACTATTTTCATTTGACAGTTGCCACAGGCCCACAAGGAAGACAATGATTAAAGCACAGCTATATggcaaaataaaattatgaatcTTCAGTAAAGAATGTGGCAAAAGCTGGTAGAGTCAACCATTAGTCTAACATAAATTTGCAGAATGCAGGGCCATTATAAATTAAGGTTCTTCTATAAGAGTCGAGCATGTATGGACAATCCAATCAGCCTCCCCAAATCTGAGGTCTTAGAGGATCAAATGTGTCACTACAGATATAACCTCCACCGgttaagaaaaggaaaactaaGCTGACCTCAGTTTCCTTCTGAAGAGGAGTCAAAGAAGCCAATAATGACTTTGGATTTGGCCGTTCCCGAGGTTCATATTGTAAACACCGAGATGCTATGCGTACCAACTCAGCCCCATCATCATTTGAAAATTGACCTTCCAAGCAAGAATCTGTCAGCATCTGAATGTTCTTGTCCCGTATCAGGTCAAGAGCCTGGCAGAATAATTCAGAATAAGCATTAGATACATATAAAACACAGTATTGTAAGAATAATATCAAGCCACAAGATGGCCTTCGCATATCCTAGTGGCACCCATCATAAGCTCAGCAAAAGTCATCTCTTGGATACTACAGATGCTACCAAAAAATTGAGCAACATGATCAGAACATAAATAAAACCCATACATTTTTAAAAGCTCAAAAAATAATGTTGGAGAATAGGGGAAATAGCAACTGCAACTGACTACCATGTTCCTTACTGTGAAATAACAGACAATAAGTTCAAATAAAATAGACCTTAAATATAACAGAAATGGAAGTTCAGCACTTCAGCAGCACATCACATCAGCATAGATACAAAACTAAATATTTGAAACCAGAATAATAAACAcgaattgaagaaaaaaaatgcctCAAGTGTTGAGACAAAGAAACCAGTGCACAATTGTGATGAATGCAATGATGCTTAGTGAGCATATCCATTAAAGATAATGGTTCAAGGTAAAAAACTGCAACTTATGGCATTAATCAGCATCCTTAATTTATACAAATAACTTTCAATctaacccccaccccaccccccccaaaaaaaaaaccctaatcaaagGTCTTGTTTAAGATTGTAGATTTGGTCCACTAAGCTTGAATCACAACAGTATCCTTCATATGTAAGATCTCAGATCCCCAATTTTTTCGCAGATAACAATGACATTTGTAGGCTACTCAGTCCGGAGGTTATTCCATTTGGCATTCCCATACTGCCACTCTCCAGAGAATCTGATGTAGGTGCATGGCACTGCTCTGATGCTTCTGCATCAATGACATCAAAAAATGCAGTCCCAATAGTAGCAGCTCCTCATACTTCCAATTGTCAACATTGGCACATTAAAACTCAAGTACCGCATTTCATTTAATTAATAGGAAATAAAGCAAGGCCTTCTTTCTTATGTTACCCAGATAAAGAAGGTTATCACATTTTGCAGTATCCAACCTGAAAGTTTAAATTGATAGAGAAGTACCAACATAATACAGCACCCATTTCTAAGTGTACCTGAAAGTCAGATTGACAGCAAGTACCAACATAATATGGCACCTGTTTCTAAGTGTACCTATCACTCGCTTTCTTTCCCTAGACAATTGTGACCCAGATACAGCAGGTCATGTCGTTTTGGAGGGTCCAAGATGGAATTTCATAGAAGTACAAATATCATATGGTAACCATTTCTAACTACACAGATCACTGGCATCTTTTTCCCCTTGTCTAATACTCTAATGTTTTGGATATCAATAATAAGGGGGGAAATCAAGAAATCATATTCTGAAAAATGTTTTCCAGGAGCAGATTAGTTGCAAATGCCAAAAAATAATGATGACCgtggggagggggggaagaTCTCGACACATTGTTCCCTTTCCTCAACTGCAGTCTACTGCATCAACCAGTAGATCTATCTATTGACCACCTCTCCTCAAGCATATCTTCTCATATGCTTCAAAAGAGAATATGGACACAACTAGAAGACACTCAACCACCAATGACCTTACTGTTTCAGCTACATATACCGAAGTGCTCAAGTTAATTTATATATGAATCAGGAGCCACAAGTAACATTAAGAAAGAATTAGCCTACAGAAAGAAACAATAAACCTACACGACTGGGAGGAATGTGTTTTCCACTGAGAAGGTCCAACAGAAGGGTGCCAAAGCTGTATATTACACTTTCTGGTGTCACTCTTCctacagaaaaaggaaaaaacttaAGTATGAGATCATAGAAGCAGTTTGAAAGATCACTAGGAGTACTTAAGACAACAATTCATCACATGAAATGTTCCACAGAGTATATAATCAACTGGAAGAATTGTAGAGACATTTGACCAGCCCAAGCACATTATTTCATTCCACATAGAAGTATATAAAGATCAaccataaaataatagaaaagggcatacccaatgcacaaggctccaactacggggtctagggagggtcataacgTACACAGCCTTTCCCCACTTTGCGGAGAGGCTATTTCCCAACACGAACCGGCAACCATTAGGTctcaatggagcaaccttaccgttgcgctGAGGTCCACCCTCTatcaaccatatatatatatatatatatatattgaggggggtgggggtgagtAAGCTCGGGTGGGAAAAGTATGTAATGGGCCTGAAAGCCAGTTGACATAGTATAATAATGTGAAACCGGAAATAAGTGGACAATTTAGCACCCCATCCCcgaaacagatttttttttttttttttttttttgggggggtggtggtgaGGGCAGATGAGTTCCCAGCAAGAGTCCTGATGAGCTCCATAGAGATTCATCCAAGTATAAAATGATAAAGATACAACAACAATTCATCATTGTCCCAACTAAATGTGGTCGGCTTAtacaatgaaaacaatgaaacCTCAAAAGTACATCCATCTGgttgcaacaaaaaaaaatctagaaaagcaTTCCATAACCACTTCCACAAATGAACAAACTATTCTGAAAGGGAGGAGTACCAGTTCTCAAATACTCTGGTGGAGTAAATGCCAAGTTTGTACTATAACTTTTTCCATCCCGACTATTTTTCATCAGGCCAAAGGGTGAAAGTCTGGGGTCACCATCCTGCATGGGGCTAATACAAAATGAGACGAATGTAACAATTTAAACTCCTCAATGCAGAAGTGATCAAATTAAAAAGATGACCAAGTGATTACATCATCAAATAAAATTCTGTAGGCATTAAGATCATGGTAAAGGGGGCGCCCTTTGCCGGTACAATATTCCAGAGCCTGTGCAAGATGCAGAGCCACCCTCAACCTCATTGCCCATTTCATAGGCTGATTTTCCCCTGGGACAGTAaggcaaataaaaaataatacatgAAGTAAACGTCCattcaatagaaaaaaaaaattaaaataaaaattgttgaATGGATAGAATAGCAAGGCGTATACATTGTTTTCAACCAATTGTCTTGAAAATTACTGTGAAGGACATTAGTTTGATTTCAAACTGACGAAATTCTCATCCACATAAGCTGCTAGTATGAATCCGAGTAACTTGGCAAAATAGTATTCACAAGTACTACCCAATATTGGACTAAGGAATGGAAGAATTGATCGGGAGACCAAGAAATCAAGGAAGAAAATAGCTGACTGCATAATTTCAATCTCCAACTGAGAAAGAAAACTAATTTCATTTCCGACCATATCACAGAACTTagtctgaaaaataaaataaaaatccttgGAGAACATGCCAAAGAAGCTCACAAGGCCAAAATAACACTCCACATCGAGCAGAAACTTACAATGAAATAGGTGTTTCGCAAGCGTGTCATTTGGCATATATTCTGCCACAAGCAATCTCTCATCAGCTTCACAACAACAACCAAGTAGATTCGCCAATCTATGGTTGCGAAGCTGGCCAACGGATCTTGCCTCCTCCTAAATTTATAATAGAAAGTTACCCAAGTTATGATACTGCACAGGATGAAATCAAAGTATATCAAGGATAACCAattgaacagaaaaaaaaaaaaaaaaaaaaattgcaggaGAATAGGCAAAGGAAATTATGTTCGGATATGTATGCTCCGCTGAAAAATCAATGAATATCAATTGAAGGAGGAGGCAGGGTGAAAACTTTCTCATTGAGAAAACTATAGGGGTTTAGAAAAATGACCTTCTCTCGATGGCCATGGTTATGATCTAAATTAGTAGCTTAAACATAATCTAAGAAACCCCTGAGACATGAAAGTGGAATAGTACATCcataaaagaaaggaataagTATAACTACAatagataaaaaatatatataaaaaagaagcaaaataatCTCCACATTGCAGCTACAAAAGCCACGAACTAATATGTTTTCACTTTTCACCCAAATCACAAATAGAAACTTGAGGCAATATTGGAACTCTACTTCTCTTTTTGATACAGAGCACTCAATAGTTTCCATCAAAGAAATTAGTTTATGAATTCATAAATAAGACTAGAAATACAGCACATGGAAGATAACTTCATGATTAAAAATACAagattgaaaaatcaaaaaggTAACTAGCACTTGCCAAGAACTGCCGTGCATCAGGCCAAGCTATCCTATTGAATCTCTTAACAGCAATATGCCTTTGATTCTCCAGCTTCCCCTTGTAGACAACATTTGGTGCTTTTTCCCCATGCTCAGACACAATGTTCTCTACAGCAAAACCAGATGTAGCAATCCTAAGCTGCTCCAAAGAATACTCACGGAATGCAGGCAAGCCATAAGCCTCACTCTTCTCCACATTCTCTGCTGCAAGGAACAaaacaaatcatcaaaatcatcacttCATTCCCAATAAAATCAAACAGCTTGATCACCTCGAGACCCTGAAAAAGAACAGAGCACACAAAAACATTCCACTCACTAATATCAGGCGCCTCCAGAACTGATCCCTTAAATTGTGAACCCATACAACATGGCGTGAGCTTGGAGAACTGATATCCCATCTTGATATCAGAACCTGTAAATTTTGAAATCTTAGAACGCTGTTGAAGTCATGGACCCAAAAGAACATCTATTCTAAATGCCGATCCAGTCGATTCAGCCTCGCAAACTAATTTAATTCAATCCTGTACGAGTTCCAAAATTTACATTGCGGGAACGTTGCCAAACAATGCTAAATATAAACACCCCCCTCATCTATGATTCTTCCTTTGGAAACGAACTTTAAAACGGTCCCAGATTTGGAAATAGCATCATTAACATTTAAACTAGTTGAGGATAGAGGATAACGAAGGTATGTCTAGGATTTTAGAGTGAGAAACTAAACAACTTGCATTGTGGTACAAGTAAATAACGATATCAACGGCACATTTGCATCTACTGGTTGAATCAGAAAAGTTCAATtgataaaactaaaatttgCTAATCTATAATCCAATCTTAGTAAATACTTTTGCAAAATAAGTCAGAGGAACAAGCAAGAATTTCCATATATTTCgtgaataaagaaaagaggatACCTAAAGCTTTTCCCCCTTCACTCACTTCTGACGCCGAAATCGCATGAACTGCTTTAGCCGGAACCAAATGCTCAGTCAAAAGAAGAGCTCTCCAGCTTCAAAAGCATACTATTCCATCTTCGCAAATAAAAGCCAATACGAACATCAATCGAGGTACTGACTCTTTGAACTAACCAGAACTACCTTTTCGATCGAATCCACACTAAAGAAACCAAGTTTCCAATTTAAACGCATGAAATTCTCGGAGATGTACTCTTAATCTTCATCAACAGAAGCTTCAGAAGAACCAGAAAACCAATAATGGGAATCTGACAACTAGATCGAAGCTCCAAGTGATCAAAAATCGAAGTCCTTCAACATCCTCGATTCCATCAAATCAAAAAGAtacttataataaaaaaataatttaaaaaaaaaaaaaaaaagaatattcatACAAGATtgacaaagaaagagagagagattatggaTCTCATGATACCGTCACTAGCTCTCAGTCTCTCACTCATATACTCCCATTCCCTTCGTTAGCCATGCTTATTCCTGCATTTCCCACCGACATACCtcgaattttcttttctataaacCCTAGTTTACTGCCATTATTTTAAGAACAAAAATCATCTGTTTTCTACTTCAACAGtaaatatctaaaaaaaatcctctttatttaaaaaaaaaaaattaaaaaattaaaaaatccagTTTCCACCGCCATTGATTATCGATGATGACGAGCTTCGTCTTCTCTGAGAAACATTTAAAAGGTCAAGTGAAGCAACAAAGCGCGTACAGACCTTTCATAATTCCCACTCCCCCCACACTCCCGCCGCAATCATTTCGATTTtaacttttaatttttatttaataattcTCTATAATGAATACTTAAATTTTCTGATTAACTTAATAGACTCTAATAACAATCTTACAGTCTTGGGCCTCTTGGCCGTCCAAATTGGGTGGATAAGCTATCGAGTATGCCGGGGTTAATGACGTACGGTCAActctttaaaatttcaaaacagTTTCCGTTGTAATGGTTATAATTATTATGACCTTAGGACAAAAgggttctcttcttttttttctctcctgttTTTTCACTTCAAAAATTTTATCAGGTTTCCATtgtaatttattaatttatatcTTTAATTATCATTACAGGATTCTTTTAATAATTGCAGGCTTAAAAACGAAGAGGCAGGTTGGGTCATTCCAGGCGTCACTATCAAAGAGCGTGGATCAACTCGCttcacaacttttttttttatctaagtTGGAATCAAatggcccatttgataacgttttaagaaacgcgtttctgtcgtttctgttttcagaaatagtaaAAACGGAgcaaaaaatgtttgataaaactgtttcgtttcacttatttttataaatagaaatataaatttttacttatttatggttcaagaacaATCCAGACGAAACAAGTTGTTTATTTCGCCATTTCTGAAAACGACTTGTgacaattctttcactggttaccatcgacttctaaaaacatgacttatcaaacaccttcaattccgtttttgtttatagaaacataaatttatgtttatgccgtttcttgaaacaaaaacggcaaaaatgttatcaaacgggcccaaagTATTGAGTCACACCCCAACAGGATCGAGGCTGTTGAATGGAGTCTCTGGATATATGAatggaagaaaagggaaaaaaaaatcatagtgaAGCAATCCAATTCACTATACAACATGTTGCGTAATATTAATCTAAGTTAAAATAATATGATAAAAGTTTTTCTAGTCCAACAAGATGTAATGAACGGTTTTACTCAAGCCATTTCCAACATCCATCCTATTTAGGATAATTTTTCTTGATATTCTCAGATGGAGCATGGTCCTCGTTTTCACACCTAGAAGGAAGTGGCTCGATCATTTGAGATCCAGGGTGGGTCATTTTTTGTATCAGAGTGCAAATATGCTATAAGTTTTTCAGCCTTTCTAATGAGTTAGAGACAATCAGGGATGGAATTCTTCTTGCTTGCAGCCTAGGCATTCAAGCCATCAGAATCTTCTCATATTGCCAGTCAATTACCGTAAACCTTAAATGAGCTCAGCTTATCTCTTGACTGGAGTACTGAACAACACAAGCTCTTGCTTTGAAAATATTGGCACTTTTTTCCAATTTTACTTTAGTGCAGTTTCATTACttaagaaaatctcaaaactccAGGCGGACTGCTTAACTTCAGGAGCTTTTAAGCTTAAATTATCTCATGTTTGGTGGATTCACGATCCACCCTTTCTTGTAAAAATCTTTGTATCTCGGCCAGGAGGTTCTCCTCAAATTTctttgataaaagaaaaaaaataattataattaaactttttgtcttatttttccCCCTTCCCCTCCCACCTTGTTTTTGGTGCCTGAGATGGGGTGGGTAATCAAGTCAACTCCCTACCATAACTTGAGAATGGAGTGGAACAGCGGTCCCCTTACAAATTATTATTAGGGGAAAAGATCTTGTACGTGTGCGGAATCTTTTTCATACTTTCTCATAAAAGTGTGGACCCCACacatatgttttgttttttgtatttatttaaaaaatgtgGGATCCACATGGATTGACATATACCTTTTTTGGACCACATATTGGTTGCAgtgtaaaattttctttccatgATAGCAATGTAGGAAACCATCtcccatattattattattattattattattattattattattattattattattataatttatgGTAAACACGATCTTTAGAAGAAAAAACATTTATATGAGCTTCGTCTGGAAAtagaaaagagttaaaaaaataaaaagcaaacaTAACGTAGATGTGTGTATACTTTTCATTGTAGTGTTCTTATAAATAATATTGTGTTGTATTTGAGGAAACATATAATTAGTGCCATTGCTCAAAGCAAAAGGTCAGAAAGAGATAAAAGATAATATTTATGTTTAAAAATGTATTTGTATAAAATTACATACTTTGCTGAAATGCTTACAACATATATTCATCCACTGTTACAATCTATGATAGAAGTAGCGGAAGATTGGGAAATCAAATACAAGACGGCTGGAATGAGGACACACTTGCAGCGCACCAAAAGGTTATGGAGTTTGCCATGTGATTAATGCTCATGAACTTTGTTTTTTCAAACCATAGAAAACTATATATAGATGGAGTGAGTAATATGATTGGCACTTAATTCGTAATTCTGATATAACATTTCATACAATTTAAGGACTAGTATCCAatcccccccccaacccaaaatccgttaaaaaaaaaaatctaaagataCATAATATTAAATCATGATAAAATTATTATAAATGAGAGAGAGCTCTTTTAGTAAACGGCATAAGAACATAACGATAAGGTGCAATGAAATGGTTTTTTAtgtagagggagagagagaggggagtaTTAGTATATCTTCCTCCTTTGGTGGTTCAGAAAACTTTTCAATCTTTTAGTTTATttaagaagaagaggacaacacaatctaaataaaataataataataataatgcttCCAATTGAGTATTCCTTATTAaactttttatcaaaaaattgcAAAATTTGAGTCAATTACAGAAATCTTGGGCAATATAAAATTGGAAAATTATAATTGTGACCAACATGGTGACTTAGTAGAGAAATCTCAAGCTACATAAAATTTCATTGCAACCttattttttgcccttttatgtatatacatttttttttttttcaatgggagtaaatattgtcatttcatcaaaatattgcattaaataattttcaaatcttttgaaaactttttttaACCATCACATTAAATAGCACAATAAATACTTTTTGTAAATAAGACAATAAGTAATTAAAATAAAGTTACAAGTTCTTAGATCACTTCGATAATAACAAGCTCCACCCTATAAAATCTGTCGATAAATGATGATCAAGATGCAAAAGTTAGGTTGTATTTGAACCTTTGAAAGTGGTCTATTAATggaataatatcaatatttgaaatttgaaccATCATACTCATACTCTACTTTCAAAAAATTGTATTTGAACATTTTAAAAATTGGAGAGCATATTTTTGCTATGCAACAAgcatgtacatatatatatttgtctCAAGGCTTACAACGAAATGGtacttttgttaaaaaaaaaaaacttatgtgGCTACGAACAAAAAACCTATGATCATGGACCCTAACATCATCATGTTgaacttttatttataattttttctttctaaaaaaaaaaaattatatatatgtacttatgGTGGAGATATTTTGTTGGAGAAGAGTTTCTTTTAGTCTTTTGTTCATTCTTGCCTTCTCTTTTTATCAAATTCCTTCATTGAAGTAATTGCTCCATTAAAGTTTGGATGTGAGACACCATCATTTGCTAGGATAATGatggaggatttttttttttttttttttcggttaaTATAAGGGTCACTAGGCTAGGCAAGACCCACTAAAAGGNNNNNNNNNNNNNNNNNNNNNNAAAAAAAATTGGGCCCCAGCCTTTCCTCCACCCCACCACCCCTTCCCAATCCAAATCACCCTCTCAAACTCACCATTATCTTTCAATGTCAAAGGTTTACAGTTGTCGTGCCTTCGTGATGTTTTACTGAAAATCAAACTAGGTTGTCAATCGACTTTTATGGGCGGCAATAGAATCTGGAAGCAAATGAGAGAGACAAATATCCAAGCCTTctaaggaaagagaagaaattgtagAACATTCACCAAttcacactctctctcttgttATACTTCCTTGGGAGATCCATATGAAATCCTCCTTTGAGCCCCTCCTATGTTGGATCTATTAGATTtgtatcaacaaaaaaaaaaaaaaaatcctattaaATTTACTTAAATGGTGATTAATTTGCAATTATATAATTGAAGGCATGGTTGTCCTAAGGTTTATACCTTAAAATGTTTGCAACTAGACATTACTGGGTGCTATGTTCATATGGTCATCACATTAGATGTGTTATCAGTAATGGTGATTCCAGATACGAGTGTGAGTATACAGAATTTGTGTGCattggattggatcacttgAGAGTCTGGAATTTACAACTATTAGATGGTTAAGGATAAGATTATCAATAACAGTTTACGATTGGTCCCCAAATCTAAAAGGTCCTTATTGTTACAGTTGAATATTATTGCTTTTGGCAATCTAATGGTTTGACACCTTCTGGAATATATCGATGCAATGCAATTGGTTCATGATGTTTGCCTACAAATGAACGAGCGAGACGCTCAATAAGGAATCCATTATATGTAAATGATCAATATCGTGTGTGtatgtgagagaaagagagagagagagagagagatttgatgtGATCGGACAACAAATTCGAGTTTGGGTATCATATTTACAATTTATAAATAGAAtgcaaaataaatttaaatatatttattaattaataaatatattttaaaaatatttttacctcCAATCAATGATCAATATTCTCTCTATATATGGTGTTCCGATGAACTAAGGTAGTGACAATAATAAATTACATGCCAATAAGTTTGTTTTACGATATTATAAAATGGAAGGACCAAATCAtaataaaactattttttatggaCTTAAATGTTGTTTATACTTATAGTTGTTCTTAGTTGCAgttatcatttcttaagagttAATATATATCCTTAATTGCAATTACGATTTTTTTACATTAAGAAATATATTTAATTGTACACCTCTCCCTACGAGAGAAGTTGCTTTCCTATTCCAATGAAGACTTGAACTCATTGGCTCCAGAGGACGAGTTGCACGGAGATGGATGGTAAATTTTTGTCGACAAAAGAACCAAGAAGCTTGCTATTGCAAGGGCTGGCCAACAATATCAAACTTCAACTTTGGCTCCTCAAAAGAAattatcatttcttaagagttGATAAATGTCATTATttacaaatatttttatttttgcaagtGTTAAGAAATAGACAACTAAGTAGTTATAACCAGTAGGATTTTACAACTTGGCATCTTAActttcacacatatatatatttttctaagGTCTATAAATAGACGATAGGGGAGGAAGAAACAGATGATGATACCTTCCATCTCCTCCTCCATGCAACCCATTATCTCTTTCTTTGCTGTGATttgaggattagggttttaatcaTCAATGTATTACAAGAGATTTCTACTATCAAACACATACATGAGTTGC
It encodes the following:
- the LOC122085675 gene encoding serine/threonine-protein kinase BSK7-like isoform X2 is translated as MGYQFSKLTPCCMGSQFKGSVLEAPDIKNVEKSEAYGLPAFREYSLEQLRIATSGFAVENIVSEHGEKAPNVVYKGKLENQRHIAVKRFNRIAWPDARQFLEEARSVGQLRNHRLANLLGCCCEADERLLVAEYMPNDTLAKHLFHWENQPMKWAMRLRVALHLAQALEYCTGKGRPLYHDLNAYRILFDDDGDPRLSPFGLMKNSRDGKSYSTNLAFTPPEYLRTGRVTPESVIYSFGTLLLDLLSGKHIPPSRALDLIRDKNIQMLTDSCLEGQFSNDDGAELVRIASRCLQYEPRERPNPKSLLASLTPLQKETEVLSNVLMGIPDSGALFPLSPLGDACSRMDLTAIHEILEKIAYKDDEGTATELSFQVWTNQMQETLNLKKKGDAAFRHKELRAAIDSYTQFINAGTMVSPTVYARRSLSHLMSDMPQEALDDALQALTIFKMWHIASYLRAAALRALGRENEAQIAFKEATALEVKRNAGAGH
- the LOC122085675 gene encoding serine/threonine-protein kinase BSK7-like isoform X1; translated protein: MGYQFSKLTPCCMGSQFKGSVLEAPDITENVEKSEAYGLPAFREYSLEQLRIATSGFAVENIVSEHGEKAPNVVYKGKLENQRHIAVKRFNRIAWPDARQFLEEARSVGQLRNHRLANLLGCCCEADERLLVAEYMPNDTLAKHLFHWENQPMKWAMRLRVALHLAQALEYCTGKGRPLYHDLNAYRILFDDDGDPRLSPFGLMKNSRDGKSYSTNLAFTPPEYLRTGRVTPESVIYSFGTLLLDLLSGKHIPPSRALDLIRDKNIQMLTDSCLEGQFSNDDGAELVRIASRCLQYEPRERPNPKSLLASLTPLQKETEVLSNVLMGIPDSGALFPLSPLGDACSRMDLTAIHEILEKIAYKDDEGTATELSFQVWTNQMQETLNLKKKGDAAFRHKELRAAIDSYTQFINAGTMVSPTVYARRSLSHLMSDMPQEALDDALQALTIFKMWHIASYLRAAALRALGRENEAQIAFKEATALEVKRNAGAGH